Proteins co-encoded in one Pelobates fuscus isolate aPelFus1 chromosome 5, aPelFus1.pri, whole genome shotgun sequence genomic window:
- the SFI1 gene encoding protein SFI1 homolog, whose translation MERAGRGRNPRSKPTQNVRLIPYRVGYTWNRGGRLKELRIRHLARKFLHLWVRKTFGRVLLSTARLHYSHRLLHSCFVQWKEEWWVLRKEWRLNVRAECHHRYTLYRLYFQAWRRYVHTEHKNKQKKQVAEHYAQKHMLTQTWHRWVIYVKLRRTKQQMLSEALEFRVHGYLRNSWYVWMVRLQQREAAREMEAFALKHWALNLQSRALLQWRALYQYMQEENEKEQKAVMHYRRCKLQLMLKAWLLYLQYRRGKREQHKIALDLYHKHLSQEYLSAWCGALERLRSIRTVEEHSDALALRCVLRRAFIHWKHYILMNSEKAQLQSIAQEQRRHSLLNLGFRALKDNVWHSRISEQRKGQAVHQYHAMLVLRCWTVWKSCLEQKEEEQILPLTVVAHTHYREKLMQKSFSMWFQYKQIKKMKMVLRRAADAHFAKSVLPCTFQLWRERQGRQKQNKEMEALAANFHRCSVQRTTLSIWWTKLNQQRENRLSERMAIIHCNQRLVERFWSLWKNQLDSVLEEHEAVRVSAEHWRTSQLTKAVCVWKKYVQELKSERAKEDEALRHYCMFCMEKSFHSWRLFVTWRHQKWQRQLNADLHYQRVLLTRVLGAWKHYLRKSQNILLKVAAKDKQHKDSILRSVLCTWRSNALAQANERRLETVALNHYRTITLKKVLRAWRDTTCVLARCREQKAEEVRVAATCLQRGRLCYLFLCWKERSCTAKKQRIKMEMAAKHHDTQLLKNCVKRWKVYRAHCLRNMLLKRQEAWFAGCRISRFFLRQWHERLVEKQQQDKQRVQALWHWSLSLQGKVFDAWLAYVWERQRKKHRIAAAVEVYRMDLLREGATRILRFMSGMKQFRAQMTTQHQLKEVYAQNLAVRRCAVIWKAKVLKRCTVPSPTQKNVTFQLPAHEEHVNPILPKVSFQSSGEIEFPASLPCVEPSLSTISTLRSERLKPRTPNFLLQSLEREGLLGSVVSSYRKTDQGEMGHISIMSSSCDTVMVPETVIPEQKLSFLPSQPTHGVTSSTVQNSSLESPMPEVPQMFNPLPPPPVIGLMPPSSFIPLQRHTHENSPMSNTAAQPHHQTQPCSQIITHYSKLLLSPSDFLQGTGRQLFAPTNVVNGDPGPNHAEEENQTAALEQELLKIHLLMQQYQSQRQELKAWRRHAEVLHSWLVTSDRLLSFDEESIKEEVKRELQQLKLQIKVRIEHLAMERGNVQAYLKRIEEIRVLCPHL comes from the exons GTACACACTATACAGGCTATATTTCCAGGCCTGGAGAAGGTATGTGCATACAGAGCACAAGAACAAGCAGAAGAAACAAGTTGCTGAGCATTatg CTCAGAAACATATGTTGACTCAGACATGGCACCGCTGGGTTATATATGTGAAACTTCGGAGGACCAAACAGCAAATGCTGTCCGAGGCCTTGGAGTTCAGGGTCCATGGATACCTCAG GAATTCATGGTATGTCTGGATGGTTCGATTGCAGCAAAGAGAAGCAGCACGTGAGATGGAAGCATTTGCTTTGAAGCACTGGGCTTTGAATCTGCAGAGCAGG GCTTTGCTTCAATGGAGAGCATTATACCAGTACATGCAGGAGGAGAATGAAAAAGAACAGAAGGCAGTAATGCATTACAGGAGATGCAAACTCCAGTTGATGCTCAAAGCGTGGCTGCTTTACTTACAGTATCGAAGAGGAAAGAGGGAGCAGCACA AGATTGCATTGGATCTGTATCATAAACACCTCTCTCAGGAATATTTATCTGCGTGGTGTGGTGCCTTGGAGAGACTAAGAAGCATTCGTACTGTAGAAGAACACAGTGATGCCCTGGCATTGCGCTGTGTCCTCAGAAGAGCTTTCATTCACTGGAAACATT ATATACTAATGAATTCTGAGAAAGCCCAGCTGCAAAGCATTGCCCAGGAACAACGTAGACACAGTTTGCTg AATCTTGGGTTCCGTGCCCTAAAGGACAATGTCTGGCATAGTCGTATTTCAGAGCAAAGAAAGGGACAGGCTGTTCATCAATATCACGCCATG CTGGTTCTTAGATGCTGGACTGTCTGGAAGTCTTGTCTGGAgcagaaagaggaggagcagaTCCTACCTTTAACTGTGGTGGCACATACTCACTACAG GGAGAAGCTGATGCAGAAATCCTTCAGCATGTGGTTCCAGtataagcaaataaagaaaatgaaaatg GTTCTCCGTAGAGCTGCGGATGCTCACTTTGCAAAGTCTGTATTGCCTTGCACCTTTCAGTTATGGAGAGAACGCCAAGGCCGTCAGAAGCAAAACAAGGAAATGGAGGCACTGGCTGCAAACTTTCATCG GTGCTCTGTGCAGAGAACAACACTCTCCATATGGTGGACTAAACTAAACCAGCAGAGGGAGAATCGACTGTCTGAGAGAATG GCTATCATACATTGTAACCAGAGACTTGTGGAGCGATTCTGGAGCCTGTGGAAGAATCAGTTGGATTCTGTGTTGGAAGAGCATGAGGCAgttcgtgtgtctgctgagcACTGGCGGACATCCCAGCTAACgaaggctgtgtgtgtttggaagaAATATGTGCAGGAGTTAAAATCTGA GAGAGCCAAAGAGGATGAAGCCCTGCGTCATTACTGCATGTTCTGCATGGAGAAATCCTTCCACTCCTGGAGGCTG TTTGTTACTTGGAGACATCAGAAATGGCAAAGACAGCTTAATGCAGATTTGCATTACCAGCGAGTCCTTCTCACTCGGGTTCTAGGTGCATGGAAG CATTACCTTAGGAAGTCACAGAACATATTGCTTAAAGTGGCTGCGAAAGATAAGCAACATAAAGATTCAATACTACG ATCTGTACTCTGCACCTGGAGGAGTAACGCGTTAGCCCAAGCCAATGAAAGAAGGCTTGAAACTGTGGCTCTGAATCACTACAGGACCATAACCCTTAAAAAG GTTTTGCGTGCATGGAGGGACACTACATGTGTGCTAGCACGTTGTAGAGAGCAGAAGGCAGAAGAAGTAAGAGTGGCCGCGACATGCTTGCAGAGAG GAAGACTTTGCTACTTGTTCCTCTGCTGGAAAGAAAGAAGCTGTACAGCAAAGAAACAGAGAATCAAAATGGAAATGGCTGCAAAACATCATGACACTCAACTGCTGAAGAACTGCGTTAAGAGGTGGAAGGTTTACCGGGCTCACTGTTTGAGAAATATG CTGCTAAAACGTCAGGAAGCCTGGTTCGCTGGATGCAGGATCAGTAGATTCTTTCTTCGACAGTGGCATGAAAGG ctGGTAGAAAAGCAACAGCAGGATAAGCAGAGAGTGCAGGCTCTGTGGCATTGGTCCCTGAGCTTGCAGGGAAAG GTGTTTGATGCTTGGCTGGCCTATGTGTGGGAGCGGCAGAGAAAGAAGCATCGTATTGCTGCTGCAGTGGAAGTGTATCGTATGGATCTCTTAAGAGAAGGTGCCACTAGGATCTTGCGGTTCATGTCTGGTATGAAACAGTTCAGAGCTCAGATGACAACTCAGCATCAACTAAAG GAAGTGTACGCCCAAAACCTTGCAGTACGCAGATGTGCCGTGATTTGGAAAGCGAAAGTTTTAAAGAGGTGCACAGTACCATCTCCAACTCAGAAGAACGTAACATTTCAATTGCCTGCACACGAGGAGCATGTGAATCCCATTCTTCCAAAAGTCTCCTTTCAGTCCTCAGGGGAAATTGAGTTCCCTGCTTCTTTGCCTTGTGTGGAGCCAAGCCTGAGTACCAT AAGTACCCTGAGGTCAGAACGATTAAAACCACGTACTCCAAACTTCCTTTTGCAGTCACTCGAGAGAGAGGGCCTGCTGGGATCAGTGGTAAG CAGCTATAGAAAGACAGACCAAGGTGAAATGGGACACATCTCTATTATGTCATCATCATGTGACACAGTCATGGTACCCGAAACTGTAATTCCAGAACAGAAGCTTAGCTTTCTGCCTTCTCAGCCTACGCATGGCGTTACTTCATCTACTGTGCAAAATTCCTCTTTGGAGTCTCCGATGCCTGAAGTACCTCAAATGTTTAACCCACTTCCTCCTCCACCAGTCATAGGTCTAATGCCTCCTTCTTCTTTCATACCTCTTCAGAGACATACTCATGAG AATTCTCCAATGTCAAACACTGCAGCGCAGCCACATCACCAAACTCAGCCTTGCTCACAGATCATTACACATTACTCCAAACTGCTTTTGTCACCAAGTGACTTCCTACAAGGTACAGGCAGACAACTATTTGCCCCCACCAATGTAG TTAATGGGGATCCAGGACCTAACCACGCAGAAGAAGAAAACCAGACTGCAGCACTGGAACAAGAACTTCTGAAGATTCACCTCTTAATGCAACAGTATCAGTCTCAAAGGCAGGAATTAAA GGCATGGCGTAGACATGCAGAGGTGCTTCACAGTTGGTTGGTTACCAGTGATCGTTTACTGAGCTTTGATGAAGAATCTATTAAAGAAGAAGTTAAGCGTGAGCTGCAGCAG TTGAAGCTGCAGATTAAGGTGCGCATAGAGCATCTTGCAATGGAGAGAGGGAACGTTCAGGCCTATCTCAAACGAATTGAAGAAATTAGGGTGCTATGCCCTCATTTATAG